Part of the Onthophagus taurus isolate NC chromosome 11, IU_Otau_3.0, whole genome shotgun sequence genome is shown below.
CATTGATAGCTGATAATAACCCAAGCTCTCCTATTACAAGAGTAATCGgtttgaaaaacatcattgTTCAAAATCTTTAACTTGCTCTcctgtaaaatttaaaaaatgtcactTAATACTGTTTGCCTCTGAGGTCCAGATATAGTTTCAGCAGTTGCTGTAGAACAAGACAAGGAAGAATGGGTTTCAGCAACATATAAATTGaacaatttcgatttttttcattgacaaaatttagattttcaaTAATCATCTCTAGCCTTTGTCTCTTAAAGTAATTTCGtatatttattacataaataatattacaCACTACAACTATAACAATAAAGtacaatttcgaaaatttgaaGAGATCTGAGAGGTTGGAAGCGAAACGTTAAGATAAAACTTTAAGAATTCGAATTCTCGTAAAGTAGTAACTTAGTTATCTTCATGTTGTCTTATATAGGAACAAGCGAGGATCACGACCGatcagtgttgttaaatacccgggtatttatttttaagggtAAAtatcctggatatatacccgtgggtatttacccaagatgggtattttgaggtatttataaatttaatttaaattgagttgatggcagttttgcaagcacttcaaAAATGCAGAGTCACTTATCGAcataccaaacttatttataacatctacaattctacaagaatgctacaatgacggtaaaattgcatgaaagtactgaagagaGTAAAAGTAGTAAAGTACTGATTGTGAGCAAAACAAGGCGGGACACTGTTGCactcaaattgttcatcacagtcctcagagtgcatttaaacaactggattggacccaaaaaggcataaacattgattgcaaatgctaaataatttgcgctacgcggacaatatagttcttatatcggatagccttggagagattaaactaatgatgaacgacttaaaggaggtgtgtgcaagagtcgtgctaaatatcaacaaggaaaaatcaatcaaataatgagattgagagggttcacagctatgtatatcttggctatgaggttcgtgtatcgagagataatcaaacaagcgaactaaacagaagaatcttagagacatcttcaagagaaaaggccaagaaaggctttcaatcaatgcttgtttccggttatgacataaggctccgaaattttaacattaacggtaacCACTGCCAGGAGGGTCCAAGTAGCGCAAAGAtagatggagaggtcgatcctgggtctaactctgagggactacatacgaaatgaagacctatgaagaagaacGGTTATGTGATGCGAATCaagaatgagcagtggacAAAACGGTTGCTCGAGTGAAGACCGCGAGCGAACAGACGAAGTGGACGTCAAAAGAATAaccaacaattggattcaaaCAGCATAGAATAGGAAAGGTCTATGTCCAACAATGGACGCAGAGGGCTGCTTGGTGagaataatcataataacttgatctaatctaaattacggCAGATTCGtctttgattgttgacaattcctcgtcttcctcttcatttttattggaatcgatatatttttactggtatcacttttatacccactgtttgggtatttaccctgggccggggtaaatacccggataaatacccattttagaaatacctacccgccaGGTATTTACCCAGCACCCATCACTGTAACCGTTAGACGAACGCTCTGCATACGGCGACCAACAAGTTGTTTTCTGTACATGAATTAGAAGTGTACATATGTACCTATATTAAAACGTGGgaataaatagaaaaacatATTAATCAATGAaagaatgtttaataaaacaatatagaGTAAAACTCGACTGACGAGAACCagtttttttaacaacacaaaaataacattataCTCAcgaaagaaaatgatttaaatatgtataaaggttagaaaaatgacaattaaatAACCTTACATAACGAAACTATATAggtgtcaaaatttgaagttaACTAAACGTAAGGTTATCAAAATAGCAATTTGACATaactttttgaagtttttattattcaaaatttggaCATAGTAACTGTCTCTGTTGTCATCGAAagtcaaatataaaaattttaattgtactTATCCCTTCTCTATGAAactctttaattataaatgattAGATCACGTCTTAATTTGATCATAGCGTAtgtatattgatttttttggaGTCATAATGACGTTTTTTCATGTAATTTCATAACCTTGGTATTAAAGCCATAAGATTCGAACtgatttgttaattttttgttgcctttatttagtttttcaaACTAAGTGTTCTACTCAGAGACGGCACTCCTCATCTTCTATTCAGTGCCCAAGTAAATGCGATCTATCCTTCCTCTTTTTTGCCTTTTCCGTTATACTATACGGCGTTGGATCCTCGATCTATTTTTGGTACTCTTTTCTATTTAACATCATCCTCTTTACTTCTTCAATGTTCCTTCTCCTCTTGCCTCTATCATCCTCTTTGGGAGCCTCTTATCATCTATACGGATCACGTGCCCATACTTCTGCAACTGTctgttttgtatatttttcactaaATGATCTATCCCCAATTTCTCTGTTGTGGTTCTATTTCTGACTCTATCCATTCTGATCCTGCCTATTATTCGCGTTAGGAACCTCATTTCTGCAGCTGTTACTTTGCTTTTGTGcttattcatttaaattgaGACGACCTTATAACTCATAAAACTTTTCCCATGTGAAGGAGGAAAGTATTCTGTATAGTTTTTATTGGTctctattattttatttttctttgcttCCATTTGCATTCCTATACTTTGTACGTTGATATTCCATTTGTTGACTGCGATTTGTAACTTCTTGACTGTGTCCGCCAGTACAGTATATGTCATCTAGATACACAAGACTTTGGAGCCTTCCTTCTTCCATTCTCCAGTGTCCAAGTTTTTGTTCAGTGCTACTTACTTttccttaaaattttataagatCGTGTGACTTAGATTAACTTCTCATGTATTAGTGCTGCTTCCATGGCTTTCCAAATGAtcttctttggtatattgcCGAAGGCTACACTCAAGTCTAAGAAGCTTGTTCCTCCTGCTATCTATCCTAAGACTTTAAAACGAGTAAACAACTTCTTCGGTTTGCAAATATACATCATGTTcatatctttttaaatctatttcaCAATCCGAAGCAATTCACATATGCCATATTGTAGAAAGAACAGTGAAAGGAGTAGAAGAGTAGTAGCGaggtatatttttatgatgtCAGATTTGGAATGCCAATTACTAAGCAACCTGCATAAATATAATCTGTACCATTACAACATTAAAGTACACACAATTTGGAACATATATATTCCTTGCAGTAAACAGTCTCGTAACATGTTCTGGGTAGGTCTCGAAGCAATAAGATTGATTAATTACTCATTAATATCTTGTAACTCAGAGAAGCGCCAATAAATACACAGCTGCAACATAGCAAACCTTTTAGATCGAGAAAGAAATGCGCTATCAACGCTAGTTACCTTAAGAACATCATTTTCACAATGTTGTGAAAATGCATTTAACTTgtattttcagaaaatgttttaaagttgGATTAGAAAAGTTATGGAAGATGtcaaaaaaatagaattaaagaATGCTAAAGAATAAACATCTAAATCTAATATCTTACGTCGCCGTTCAATTGTCCAAGTTTGACGTATGTATTCTgcaaataacttttatcaaacaTAAAAGGCGTGCCAGAAAAACAAATCGAATCATAACAAAGTCAAGTTGCAAAAGTTAATCGAAAaacttaatacaaaaaaagtagttataaagttttgtatttattttttaccagTGCAGATGGATGGTCATCTTCGCACTGTACCAAAAAAGCGCACGGCGAACTTTCGCGAAGATGAGACCAAATTGCTTATACAATTATGGGGCAACCCGCTGATACAAAACAAGCTCTTCCTCACACACAGAAAAGCGCCGGTAATGCGAATTCTCGCGGCTAACATGCAACAGCGTGGTTTTTATAGAACGCCTGACGAAATTAAAACCAGAATAAGAAATTTGAAATGCCTATATCACCGTATAAAGCGTACTATGGTCTGTGGCACCGGCTTGGGAACCGTTGATCCCGATTGGCCTCACTTCAAAGCGATGGATGCCATCCTCAGTAAGCAAGGACTCAGAAAAGAACAACCTCCAACTTGCAACGAGAGTCTTCTGGAAGGACCCAAGTGTGAAGATATCAAACAGGAAATTGAAATCGACTTTAACGATGATTGGACTACAAACGATAGTGTTGAGTAAGATATGTTTTTGAGTctaacaaacttttttttagttgtgTGCACATCGAGTAAAAAGTTTGTTTGAATCACCTTGGCTATGTCAACCGAATCACAGATGATGAATACCCAGCAAAATATTCTATTAAAATAACAGAGTAAGTTGGTAAACAAAGTCAATCAAAATTGATTCATTCAGAAACGTATTGAAAATTAGTCTTAAATTTCAATCCCAATAAATAATGAACGGAAAGAAATATGTATTAGAAGATATTAAACGACGAAAActattacattaaattttaacttaatttttaaaatctggAGGAAATGTTAAGTTCAAAACTAAATCTGTGACGACGTTGacgttaattatttttcgaaaaaaatccgtcaaactgaaaaataataaaaatctctAAATATAGAAGATTTGCCTTAAaattttataggaaatttaaCGAAATATTGAATTTGGGTCGGGTTTTAGCATTtccataaattaaattattttcaggaCAGATTATGAAGAATCAGGAACGACGATTTCAAGTCCACCACCTGTACAACAGGCTGTACAATCAACTCAAAGTAATCAGAAAACCGAAATGGGTAATTCATCCCAAAATGTATCAAAAACCACCCCAACCGTGGCTAGTTTTCAAATTCCCACCCAAGCTATCAATCAAAACAATGTCAACGGCATTAGAACCGCGCCAGGATCGATTCCTGTACctttactaattttaaacagtaTGCAACCTCAACAGAATCAAGACAAAAGAGGCGACTTAGGTAACAAGATTGAAATTGAAGgcagaaaaaatttaagtgttttttgtTTCAGAGATATCGTCAACGTTAAAAAGCTTATTAGAGATACAAAGGGAGCACTTAGAAGTAGAAAAGCAACGTTTAGAAATGGAGAAACAAAAATTGGAATTTGAACGATTGATCGGAACTCAAATGGTAGCAATGTTGCCAATGTTTGGCGGTTTATTGCAGAGGATTTCGAATCAAAACTCGCCGTCGAAAGGAAAACGAGGTAGAAAACGGCAAAATAATGATGTTCTCGATAATTTTAACGACACGAAGATTTTACGATCAATGTTAGAACAGGGTATTAAAAAGTATATGATGGCTGAAGAATCGGCTAGCGAAAACGAAAAAGACAGTGAAAATGAAGACAGCGGCATTCATAACGACGACAGTAACGTTAGTAGTAAATAGAAAAAGTAGTTTTGAGAAGATTTTGaggattttaatgattaaaaggatttaaagaacatttttgtaaatagtattttaaaaaaaacatattccaaatgaaatcaaaaagaaatttcatatttgttttattatttttaaacaattctttaTTTACCTCGTATTTATTATCCAACAATATTGatcgatttaaaataacgtttaAGCGAATCTAATTTTCTGCTCACCACGAATCAAGAGCCATCATCGGAAACGTTCTTCATAACTGAGTGCATAAGCTCCAAATTTCGGGTCCTTCACGATTCCATCGAATTCGCAAATTACCGACTTGTCCATTCGATAATACACGTtagtgttaaatttaattttgttcctAGTTTATACAGAAATAAAATAGCTCAATTTGCCGATTTCTTGGACAACGTAGCATTTACCGAGCTATCGCATTAACCTAAAATAAGCGATTAGTTCCAAAAACTACTACATCAACACAGGAAAATCTAAAAGCCGAGAATGAATTGGTGTCATAACCTGCCAGTACTGTCAATATGAATGAAAGACATTTTTGCTTTGCTTCTTTCAAATTCTCCATAGTAGCTCAGAATATTAACTCCGCCTGGGGCAGTTTCTGGGTGGTTTAAATAACTGTCACTGCCGGTCCCAAGCCCGGATAAAGGAGGAGGGTTGCCCGATGAGGCTTCAAAGTAGCCTCAGAATAGATGGATATTACGGTTACAATCACGACAAAAGATATTATAATATGAGATAGGAGCATGGAGTGTGCGCACATTGAATTGGAAGCAGAAATTTTACTGCTTGAATTTCCACAAAGGTTTAATATGGCAATAATAACAGATCAGGAAATAAAGTGGATGAGAGAAGATATCAGAGGAGAGGAGAGGAAGGTATACCAACGGAAAACAACAAGGCAATAATATGAGATGAATATCCCTGTTATTTACGGGACATACGATATTTACGTATACACTAAAGCACCTGCAAGACTACTATGTACGTTATGGTTTTCAAATAGATGCCTCGAAGACAAAGCTAATCTTAAAAATACCAAGGAGACCTTTTCAAGATCTCAGGacacttcttttttattatggtAGATGATAAAATAAGTACAAAACCAGCTCCAATAACAGCATCAATCCGGTATATGATGAAGGAGATCTTCAGCAAAACGTCGGAATTATATTCGTCAGAATTTCGTCGCACCAGGACATCCAGCTACAAACGGCAGACAGAAAGGTATCTCGCAACTTTACAAAAACACCTAAAAGCAATGTCCTACGAGtcaaaaagtattaataaaaagctTTATAAGATTTTGCTAAGATACATTACAACACCACTAACCGGATCAGATAAAACCCCAGCagaattatttatgaagaaaaatttaagaactaGATTGGATTTGTTACGGTATCGAAACTCTATTAAAAACAATGCTGACCAATCAGTCGTAAGCAAGAAGTTACGCCTAGGAGAAAGAATCCAATCCACATATTATTCTCCATCAATCCTATGGAAACTACTTAGTAGAGTTAGATGATGGGTATGTAATCAAACGTCATATAGACCAGCTTCAAAGATCTGAAGTAGAGAAAAAGGTTTCAATTACTAATGACTATATGCCATCCCCGACTtcaatcttaataaaatctgtCGTGTCACTGGAAGCAGAAGATAATACGCCCACTGGCGAAATGACAAAAATGACTAAAACTGATACAcaaaagtacagaaaaaaaatgcgaaaattaggctgaaaaaggaaaaaacatACAAATACAATGCAATTAATAGGAGCTGACTACAACAagcacaaaaaaattaaataaagaaaagttgcaagatattacaataaaaaacgcACGATTACAACTATTGCAATCTAATTACAAAATACTGTTATGTGGGTGTTGGTCAAACCAAATAAAAGACAGTTTTCTTATAAGTAGTCTtcactgtattaattaattatctttaaCTTTATTTCCAGCACACTTCTTCTTCTCTagcaataaaaacaattgtaTCCAATTCCGATGCCGTTGCAATTTACAAACAATTCAATAAACTTCTacgaattagaaaatattataaaacaattatattCAATTGAAAGGTGTAAAGGGTACTTTACAACACTACACTTATTTAACTTCTTGGCCAAGCTCAGCACATGATCCTCCCACGACTCTGCCTTGGACGTGTTCAGCTCAAGATTATTAGATTCAAACCAAGATAGAAGTCTTTAAGCAGAGCTAGATACAGCCTGATCAAGAATATTGAAATTAGGATGGGTAGTAAATAGTTGCTGTATTATACGCATAAAGTATAACCTATGACCTTTGTGGTAGGCAGCTAAGCATGTCATTActaaatatcaaaaacaacAACGGACCAAGCACAGATCCTTGTGGGATTCCGTATTTAACTGTAATTTTATCAGAAATCTGGTTGTTGAATGAGCATTATGAGTACGCTCCGAAAGGTAAGACTTAAGCAGTAAAATGTTCACTAAAATGGCGaggttttaattttagcaaCAATAACTCATGGTCAACGCAATTGAAAGCCTTGGTCAGATCATAAAGACATTTCTCAGCCAGCAAGTTATTTTCAAAGCCATTTCGTATGCGTTAGGGAGTGTATTGTTGAAGTGGTGGACATGCCTTGACGAAAACCAAACTGAGAGTTCAATAACATGTGATTTTCTAAATAGTCACTCAACTACGATTTAATGACGTTCAAAGAGTTCAAAGATTTTACCAACTATGGCAATGATCGAAATAGGTCTGTAGTTAGCCAATTCGCTGCTGTTCTCCCCCTTATTTGTTTCTTATATCAGAGATGCTTAACTCAGCAATACCGTAAAGTCCGCCGTTAACGAAACTGCCGTAGACAGCATTCCAGACTCCAGCTTGCTTGTTCTTAGTCTTCATAATATCTTCATATTCTTGAAACACATAGTTCTTGGCATTACTTGCTTCAAATGCACGACGAAGTTCTTCATAAGATAAAGGTTTGCGTTTAGTCATCGTTTTTTTGCCCCCATTCTATTTCACGTTATTGGATCTCAGATCCATCTTCTGTAGGTGTTGCTAACTTTAGCCATTCTTCGGCAACACTTCCTGATTCCTTTTTTCCACTACATCCTTGGTCTACGCCGTGTTCTTCTTCCTTCTAGTTTAATATTGAACATTATATTTGGTATGACTTCTGTATTCATTCAAACCAGGTGGCCATACCACTTCAGCTCTTTCTTTATCTGCTCTATTACAGCTTTCAAGTTTAATTCTTCTCTGATGCTCTTGTTTCATATTCTGTGTCTTCTAGTTTTTCCTACAATTGCTCGCAAATACTTCATATTGCTTAGTTCTTTCTTACCTCCTAtggtattatttataataataataataatataatatatgtttttattatccAACAGGAAGACCCAATTACAAGATAATgtacaacaaagaaaaaaggaaaagtaAGATGTGAAGCGcacacaacaaaaattaataacaattcagATAAATTCAGAacaaaaataagagaaaagaaataataatatggCATAATAGGGATATATAGTTTAAGTGGTAAATACTTTATTTGCGTTCTGTGCCATATGTGTCAGAGGCGCATCAGAACGTTGGTGCTAGCGATCAGCACTTGGTATGTGTTGCTATTTCTGATACCAGATCTGGGTATAATGAATCCAATTCGAGCAAAAAGTGAAGATGAGTCGGCATgttagataaaaattttttactagCATCTTCTCTACGAAAAGTTAAATTCTCCCAATAACAGTAGAACCTCTTCTGCACTCTCTTGAGCATGAGCTGGTGAGAAGTATAACAAGGATACCAAACTAGAGAATCATATTCCAATTTTGTTCGAACAAACGCATAGAAAAGTACTGTTAATTCGGCTacgttgttaaattttttacattgtcTAATGATGCACCAGAGGCTGACTTTATTATAGCGTTAACATGGTCTTTGAATTGCAACTAGTCATCGAATAAGACACCCAGATCTCGAATAGCGCGTTCTCTGCGTATTGCTTCAACTCCCACACAATAATTAAACGTTATTGGATTATTACACCTTGTGTAAGATACGACAACGCATTTTGCTATATTAAGATCACTTCCATTCTGTACTGACCAGAAACTGATAATGTTCAGATGGCGCTGTAAGATAACACAGTCTTCAGTGGATGTTACACGAGCGAATATCGTTAAGTCATCGGCGTAAGCAAGCACATTACAATCAAGTCGTCGTAATAGATCATTCAGATAAACATTGAATAGAAGGGGACCCAGGTTGAAACCGTGTGGAACACCACAGCCAACAATGAAACTATCAGATTTAAAACCGTTGTAACTCACATAGCAAAGTCTATTGCAGAGGTAAGATGAAATTAAATCCACGAAATCATTGGTAAATCCAAGACTGCAAAGTTTAGAAAGAAGTATTCCATGATCTAATCTATCAAATGCCTTTGTAAAATCTATGTAAATTATATCAACTTGTTGCCGTTTATCCATGTGTTCGCTGATGAATTGCGTTACCTCTGTTAAATTAGTCATAGCTGAACGACCAGTGATAAATCCGTGCTGATGATCAGATATACAGgttggttcagtttttaatcgcgaaactttactaggatgtagtacttgccaaaataacacattttttttatataaacgtaaggtcgcaactcttttgttttcgagctatgagcgatcaaagttgagccaaaaaattacaatttgttttgtatttcggcTGTCAGTAAACCGTataatttgaaactttgtacgtATGTATTACTTGTtaagaccttattttcaaccataccttaaacttccctagcaccctctaaggggatgaaattcaccatccccttgattttttttataagaactttttaacggTATGgagtattaacataaaaaatatgggttgtaaagctcaTTGTTTAGTGGtatttttttgtctctttagtattttccttaaagttaatagtttccgtGTAAGAGAGTAAAATATCGTGCCATGTACTGCTATGTTCCGCCATGTTTAGCTAAAATGATTCTAAAAGTTGGTGCTGAGAACTTGAAAGTTTCATTTACAGTGAATCCTCATAATTGGTGatggttattaataatttttgactgtTATTAagcaagaaattttttttttaataatagcaaCGCTTTACAGTACAATGTagcatactttattttttttacgctaaaactattatctttaaggaaaaaactaaagagacaaaaaagtaccaataatgaataagctttacaacccatacTTTTTTATGGTATTATTCCATGGCGGTAAAAagtagttataaaaaaatcaaagaggTTGTgcatttcatccccttagagggcgctagggaagtttaAAGTATGGTTCAAAATAAGATATTAACCACTAGTAcagaaatacaaaatttcaaattctatgGTTTACTTATACccgaaataaaatataaaatgtacatttttggctcaactttgacaggtcatagctcgaaaacaaaagagttgcgaccctatgtttatataaaaaacttgtgttattttggcaagtactacgtcctagtaaagtttctcgattaaaaactgaaccaccctgtatatgggCGAATACAGTAGCTCATTCTGGAGAATAGCAACATCTCGAAGACTTTTGAgcaattgttcaaaatgctaaTAGGTcggtaatttttaatactaatCTGTCTCCCTTTTTAAAAACCGGCGTTATCGGAGTTTTTTTCCATACTGCAggaaaagtttaatttttaagcataaattaaatataaaggtTAAAGGTCTGCTCAGGAAGGGTCCacaatctttaataataaaacttgggAGACCGTCGTCGCCAGCGGTAAAGTCATTCTTTAATCGTTTCATACAGATTTCTACCTCCTCGACAGAAAATGGAGTAATATAGAAGGATCCAGGACAGTTGACTTGCTGGTTACAGTTAATGATAGTTGTAAGTCCAGGATTGAAGGCTTCAGAAAACAAGACAGAGAAGCGCTATTTTCAGGGGATCAGAGATCTCAGAGCCAGCAAAGGTCATACAGCTTGGAATACGCGAATTACCATGTTTCTGATTCACGTAACGCcagaaatttttcaattttacaattttcggtATTCACGAGATAAGTCTGATAATCAGAATCTATTGCATCCTTGGATAAACGACGCAACCTAACATATTCATCGTAATATGATAGTTGTTTAGATCTCTTCCACTTCTTAAAGTAGTGCTCCTTTATATTCAATATACGTTTAGTGCTTCCAGTAAACCATAGAGGAAATTTCGACGGCGATAAACAGTATTTGGGTACATGTTTTTCAATAACGTTGTAGATGTTatagtaaaatttttccacAGCAATGGAAATTAATATCCGAGCACATCAATATATCGATGGTCTCAAAGCAATACcgcgtatctcaaaaatgtgAACTTTACAGGACGTAAAAAAAACGTAATTATTTGAtcgaaaatgtaaaatttaatttgaaaattggttaaacaataaagaaaaaagtttctttttaattgttaaaatatttgtaaatagAGTATTGACATAATATGGAGTTTAGGACATACGAGGtattgaaactaaaaaaagtaaacttaCGTGGTATTACAAGTATACTTGTGACATTTATTAGAACAATAATACCTAttattttacataataaatattaaataaatctaatataataaattaaaaaagtcaatgtcaaaattaagaatggggtaaattttcaaaataactcCAACAGTCCTGGGGTAAAACtgattttaattgttgtaaatgttcgtatttttgtttctttattgCTAATCTATTTTGGTGTAATGCTTTGAAATCATGGTTTACTatttttttcggtttttgtGGGAGTTCTATATAATCactatcaaata
Proteins encoded:
- the LOC111421763 gene encoding myb/SANT-like DNA-binding domain-containing protein 1 isoform X1, which encodes MDGHLRTVPKKRTANFREDETKLLIQLWGNPLIQNKLFLTHRKAPVMRILAANMQQRGFYRTPDEIKTRIRNLKCLYHRIKRTMVCGTGLGTVDPDWPHFKAMDAILSKQGLRKEQPPTCNESLLEGPKCEDIKQEIEIDFNDDWTTNDSVETDYEESGTTISSPPPVQQAVQSTQSNQKTEMGNSSQNVSKTTPTVASFQIPTQAINQNNVNGIRTAPGSIPVPLLILNSMQPQQNQDKRGDLEISSTLKSLLEIQREHLEVEKQRLEMEKQKLEFERLIGTQMVAMLPMFGGLLQRISNQNSPSKGKRGRKRQNNDVLDNFNDTKILRSMLEQGIKKYMMAEESASENEKDSENEDSGIHNDDSNVSSK
- the LOC111421763 gene encoding myb/SANT-like DNA-binding domain-containing protein 1 isoform X2, with protein sequence MDGHLRTVPKKRTANFREDETKLLIQLWGNPLIQNKLFLTHRKAPVMRILAANMQQRGFYRTPDEIKTRIRNLKCLYHRIKRTMVCGTGLGTVDPDWPHFKAMDAILSKQGLRKEQPPTCNESLLEGPKCEDIKQEIEIDFNDDWTTNDSVETDYEESGTTISSPPPVQQAVQSTQSNQKTEMGNSSQNVSKTTPTVASFQIPTQAINQNNVNGIRTAPGSIPVPLLILNSMQPQQNQDKRGDLEISSTLKSLLEIQREHLEVEKQRLEMEKQKLEFERLIGTQMVAMLPMFGGLLQRISNQNSPSKGKREQGIKKYMMAEESASENEKDSENEDSGIHNDDSNVSSK
- the LOC111421763 gene encoding myb/SANT-like DNA-binding domain-containing protein 1 isoform X3; protein product: MDGHLRTVPKKRTANFREDETKLLIQLWGNPLIQNKLFLTHRKAPVMRILAANMQQRGFYRTPDEIKTRIRNLKCLYHRIKRTMVCGTGLGTVDPDWPHFKAMDAILSKQGLRKEQPPTCNESLLEGPKCEDIKQEIEIDFNDDWTTNDSVETDYEESGTTISSPPPVQQAVQSTQSNQKTEMGNSSQNVSKTTPTVASFQIPTQAINQNNVNGIRTAPGSIPVPLLILNSMQPQQNQDKRGDLEISSTLKSLLEIQREHLEVEKQRLEMEKQKLEFERLIGTQMVAMLPMFGGLLQRISNQNSPSKGKRDFTINVRTGY